A portion of the Toxoplasma gondii ME49 chromosome VIIb, whole genome shotgun sequence genome contains these proteins:
- a CDS encoding DnaJ protein, putative (encoded by transcript TGME49_258390), which yields MGLLHLLKGLFPLCIAFGMLLETWRVPETANWSRFSLDMYPLMVLAAKQNLYSVLGVKRNASADEIKKAYRKLSMKYHPDKNKEPNAEAKFKEISFAYEILNNAEKRQVYDEYGEEGLERLQSGGQQASHPFGDIFSDFFGGGFGGRTRETPKAPPSTVRLNVSLEQLYKGETLDISFTRPVMCMHADECFTKKPDCKGPGLRVITQQMGPGFIVQNQIQDDTCVDQGKAWRPRCKECPNGITEPEVTQLSATVEAGMRDGDEIVFDGVGEQKLGHEPGDLVLVIQELPHKRYSRIGDDLEMSIRISLLEALVGFERSFIHLDNTPVRVKKDDVTFDGQTMTLYNKGMPKKGNTSQFGNLRIKFMVSYPAALDEKQKAAARQALEGTRYSQREVTAF from the exons ATGGGTCTCCTACACCTTCTCAAGGGACTCTTTCCCCTTTGTATAGCTTTCGGAATGCTGCTGGAGACATGGCGCGTACCTGAAACAGCTAATTGGAGCCGATTTTCCCTCGACATGTATCCGTTGATGGTGCTGGCGGCAAAACAGAATTTATATTCTGTTCTTGGTGTGAAGCGCAACGCCAGTGCCGACGAAATAAAAAAGGCATACAGGAAGCTATCAATGAAATACCACCCTGATAAGAATAAGGAACCCAATGCTGAAGCAAAGTTCAAGGAAATTTCTTTTGCGTATGAAATACTGAACAACGCGGAGAAACGTCAGGTCTACGACGAATATGGTGAAGAGGGACTTGAAAG GCTTCAATCCGGCGGGCAACAGGCATCACATCCATTTGGAGACATATTTTCTGATTTCTTCGGTGGCGGGTTCGGAGGAAGGACGCGCGAGACTCCCAAAGCACCACCGTCGACCGTGCGACTGAATGTGTCGCTGGAGCAGCTGTATAAAGGCGAGACGCTTGATATTTCGTTCACTAGGCCAgttatgtgcatgcatgccgaCGAATGCTTTACAAAGAAACCGGATTGCAAAGGGCCAGGCCTTCGAGTGATTACTCAGCAAATGGGACCCGGTTTCATTGTGCAGAATCAAATTCAAGATGACACGTGCGTCGACCAAGGGAAGGCGTGGAGGCCACGCTGCAAG GAGTGCCCGAATGGCATTACTGAACCTGAAGTAACGCAACTGTCGGCCACCGTTGAAGCAGGAATGCGTGATGGAGATGAAATCGTTTTCGACGGCGTGGGGGAGCAAAAACTGGGCCACGAGCCGGGCGATTTGGTATTAGTCATACAGGAGCTCCCTCACAAACG GTATTCCCGAATTGGAGACGATCTAGAAATGTCAATAAGAATAAGCTTATTGGAAGCTCTGGTTGGCTTTGAGCGAAGTTTTATTCATCTTGACAACACTCCTGTTCGCGTAAAGAAAGACGATGTAACGTTTGACGGGCAAACCATGACTTTGTATAACAAGGGAATGCCCAAGAAAGGTAATACGTCTCAGTTTGGCAACCTGAGGATAAAATTCATGGTAAGCTACCCTGCTGCCCTAGACGAGAAGCAAAAAGCTGCGGCAAGGCAGGCTCTTGAAGGAACAAGATATTCTCAACGCGAGGTAACGGCATTTTAA